In Methylovirgula sp., a single genomic region encodes these proteins:
- a CDS encoding folylpolyglutamate synthase/dihydrofolate synthase family protein — MSAPSFERDAGQSDPILERLLDLHPKKIDLSLGRIERLLKDLGSPQDRLPPVIHVAGTNGKGSSIAFMRAILEAAGKTVHVYTSPHLVRFHERIRLGDKAGGRLVEDSELAEALALCEKVNDGAPITFFEVTTAAAFVLFNRHPADYLLLEVGLGGRVDATNVIARPAATLITPVSMDHPEFLGNSVAEIAGEKAGILKPGVPAVLGFQQPEALAVLEAQAAKVGAPLQIAGQDFHVREEHGRLIYEDEAGLIDLPLPKLAGRHQHQNAAGAIATLRLVEPALSPHALEIGLATAEWPARLQRLSKGNLVALAPAGSEVWLDGAHNEDGARVLSQAMADREEKAPRPLVIVTGTLATKDTAAFLRAFKGLAQEVLAVPVHGEHAARTPADIAALANAAGLPAVACESIESALRFLTARKWAVPPRVLIAGSLYLAGEVLRLNGTPPR, encoded by the coding sequence ATGAGCGCGCCGTCGTTTGAGCGGGACGCCGGGCAATCGGATCCGATTCTCGAACGCCTGCTCGATCTGCACCCGAAGAAAATCGATCTGTCGCTCGGCCGCATCGAGCGGCTGCTGAAGGATTTGGGCTCGCCGCAGGATCGCCTGCCGCCGGTGATCCATGTCGCCGGCACGAATGGGAAAGGTTCGAGCATTGCCTTCATGCGCGCGATTCTCGAGGCCGCGGGGAAGACCGTGCATGTCTATACCTCGCCGCATCTCGTGCGGTTTCACGAGCGCATCAGGCTTGGCGATAAGGCTGGCGGCCGGCTTGTCGAAGATAGCGAACTCGCCGAGGCGTTGGCGCTCTGCGAAAAGGTGAATGACGGCGCGCCGATCACGTTCTTCGAAGTGACGACCGCCGCGGCCTTCGTCCTCTTCAATCGTCACCCGGCGGATTATCTTTTGCTTGAAGTCGGTCTCGGCGGCCGCGTCGATGCGACCAATGTCATTGCGCGTCCGGCCGCGACACTCATCACGCCTGTGTCGATGGATCACCCCGAATTCCTCGGCAATAGTGTCGCCGAAATCGCTGGTGAGAAAGCCGGAATCCTGAAGCCTGGCGTACCTGCTGTCCTCGGCTTTCAGCAACCGGAAGCGCTCGCGGTGCTGGAAGCGCAGGCCGCGAAGGTCGGCGCGCCGCTTCAGATCGCAGGGCAGGATTTTCACGTACGCGAAGAACACGGGCGTCTCATTTATGAAGACGAAGCTGGACTGATCGATCTGCCGCTGCCGAAATTGGCCGGCCGGCATCAACATCAGAATGCGGCGGGTGCGATCGCGACGTTGCGCCTTGTCGAGCCCGCGCTTTCGCCGCACGCCCTCGAAATCGGCCTCGCGACGGCGGAATGGCCAGCGCGCCTGCAACGCCTGAGCAAAGGCAATCTCGTCGCTCTGGCGCCGGCCGGTTCGGAAGTCTGGCTCGACGGCGCCCATAATGAGGATGGCGCACGCGTCCTCTCTCAGGCCATGGCCGATCGCGAGGAAAAGGCGCCGCGCCCGCTCGTCATCGTGACCGGGACGCTGGCGACGAAGGATACCGCGGCCTTTCTGCGCGCTTTCAAAGGGCTGGCGCAGGAGGTGCTCGCCGTGCCGGTTCATGGCGAACATGCGGCGCGGACGCCGGCCGATATCGCGGCGTTGGCCAATGCAGCCGGTCTGCCGGCGGTCGCCTGCGAGAGCATCGAGTCGGCGTTGCGGTTTTTGACAGCGCGCAAATGGGCGGTGCCGCCACGCGTGCTGATTGCCGGTTCGCTCTATCTTGCGGGCGAAGTTTTGCGGCTCAACGGGACGCCGCCGCGATAG
- the pqqC gene encoding pyrroloquinoline-quinone synthase PqqC, which produces MSQRLLSPDELEAALRAVGAERYHNKHRFHARQYGGKCTYEEVQAWALNRYYYQATIPIKDAIVLTRLTDAEDRRQWRKRIEDHDGLKPGDGGIERWLKLTDSLGFPRDYVESTAGILPATRFAVEAYATFVRERSPVEAVASSLTELFSPTIIGERMSGMLANYDYVSKDTLAYFSYRPTQAKRDADWALDFVKTHAKTPEQQQAVIKALEFKCDVLWTQLDALWTGYVENYRSPGVWEPGTVATPRSRAA; this is translated from the coding sequence ATGAGCCAGAGACTTTTGAGCCCGGACGAATTGGAAGCCGCGCTGCGTGCAGTCGGCGCCGAGCGCTATCATAACAAGCATCGCTTTCACGCGCGCCAGTACGGCGGCAAATGCACGTATGAAGAAGTTCAGGCCTGGGCGCTCAATCGCTATTATTATCAGGCGACGATCCCCATCAAGGATGCGATCGTGCTGACGCGCCTGACCGATGCCGAGGATCGCCGCCAGTGGCGCAAGCGTATCGAGGATCATGATGGGCTTAAACCCGGCGATGGTGGGATCGAGCGCTGGTTGAAGCTCACTGACAGCCTCGGTTTTCCGCGCGATTATGTTGAATCGACCGCGGGCATTCTGCCGGCGACGCGATTTGCTGTTGAAGCCTATGCCACCTTTGTTCGCGAGCGGAGCCCGGTCGAGGCTGTGGCCTCGTCGCTCACCGAATTATTCTCGCCGACCATCATCGGCGAACGCATGTCGGGCATGCTGGCGAATTACGATTATGTCAGCAAGGACACGCTGGCCTATTTCTCCTATCGGCCGACACAGGCGAAGCGCGATGCCGATTGGGCGCTCGATTTCGTCAAGACGCACGCCAAGACGCCCGAGCAGCAGCAAGCCGTCATCAAGGCGCTCGAGTTCAAGTGCGATGTGCTCTGGACGCAGCTCGATGCTTTGTGGACAGGCTATGTCGAGAACTATCGTTCGCCGGGCGTTTGGGAGCCGGGCACGGTCGCGACGCCGCGCAGTAGGGCGGCGTGA
- the rph gene encoding ribonuclease PH: MRPSQRAANEMRQVVIERNVARYAEGSCLIKFGETHVLCTASLEDKPPQWLRGQGRGWVTAEYAMLPRATHTRTRRESAAGRPSGRTQEIQRLIGRSLRAVTDLQMLGERQITIDCDVLQADGGTRTASITGGWVALRECLKWMHSRSILKETPLRDHVAAISCGISNGEAVLDLDYAEDSAAQTDANFVITGTGALVEIQATAEAAVFSEADFGAMLGLARKGITELVALQKLAIA; encoded by the coding sequence ATGCGTCCTTCTCAGCGTGCGGCGAATGAAATGCGGCAAGTGGTCATCGAGCGCAATGTTGCGCGCTATGCCGAGGGCTCCTGTCTCATAAAATTCGGCGAGACGCATGTGCTTTGCACAGCCTCGCTTGAGGACAAGCCGCCGCAATGGTTGCGCGGACAAGGCCGCGGCTGGGTGACGGCGGAATATGCCATGCTGCCACGTGCTACACACACACGCACGCGTCGCGAAAGCGCTGCGGGCCGACCCTCCGGCCGAACGCAGGAAATCCAGCGTCTCATCGGCCGCAGTCTGCGCGCCGTTACCGATCTTCAAATGCTCGGCGAACGCCAGATCACCATCGATTGTGATGTGTTGCAAGCCGACGGGGGCACGCGCACTGCTTCGATTACTGGCGGCTGGGTGGCGCTGCGCGAATGCCTCAAATGGATGCATTCGCGTTCGATCCTGAAAGAGACTCCATTGCGCGATCATGTCGCTGCGATCTCATGCGGCATCTCGAATGGCGAAGCGGTACTTGATCTCGATTACGCCGAAGACAGTGCTGCACAGACCGATGCGAATTTCGTTATCACCGGGACGGGCGCGCTCGTCGAGATTCAGGCGACGGCGGAGGCGGCGGTCTTCAGCGAGGCCGACTTTGGCGCGATGCTGGGCCTCGCCCGCAAGGGCATCACCGAACTCGTCGCCTTGCAGAAGCTGGCGATCGCCTAA
- the pqqE gene encoding pyrroloquinoline quinone biosynthesis protein PqqE, producing the protein MNAPQKVSEAIPAPVGILAELTHRCPLSCPYCSNPVELDSRAGELDTETWKRVFSEAAAAGILHVHLSGGEPASRPDLVELVKHCHDVGLYTNLITSGVGISEKRMRELADAGLDHVQLSIQDAEAESADRIGGYKGGFARKMDVAKWVNEVGIPLTVNAVIHRANIARAGRMVEFAVELGARRVEIAHTQYYAWAYLNRQALMPSREQVEKAVTEVEALRKFYAGKIVIDHVAPDYYAKYPKACMGGWAKRTLNITPHGKVLPCHAAETIPGLEFWNVRDHSIADIWFNAPAFNAYRGDDWMVEPCRSCPRKHQDYGGCRCQAMALTGDARNTDPICHLSPNHDKVAAIAATFEEVDGNVPAADYVYRTLKAQAPVA; encoded by the coding sequence ATGAATGCGCCGCAGAAAGTCTCGGAGGCGATTCCAGCGCCGGTCGGCATTCTCGCCGAGCTGACGCACCGTTGCCCGCTCTCATGTCCGTATTGCTCGAACCCGGTGGAGCTTGACTCGCGCGCGGGGGAACTCGATACGGAAACCTGGAAGCGCGTCTTCTCCGAAGCGGCGGCCGCCGGCATTCTGCATGTGCATCTCTCCGGCGGCGAGCCGGCGTCGCGTCCCGATCTGGTCGAACTTGTCAAGCATTGCCACGACGTCGGTCTCTATACCAATCTCATTACCTCGGGCGTTGGTATCTCGGAAAAACGGATGCGCGAGCTGGCCGACGCGGGGCTCGATCATGTCCAGCTTTCGATTCAGGATGCCGAGGCCGAGTCGGCCGACAGGATCGGCGGCTACAAGGGCGGCTTCGCCCGCAAGATGGATGTCGCCAAATGGGTCAATGAGGTTGGCATTCCGCTGACCGTCAATGCCGTCATCCATCGCGCCAATATCGCCCGTGCCGGACGGATGGTGGAATTCGCCGTCGAGCTTGGCGCGCGGCGTGTCGAGATCGCGCACACGCAATATTATGCCTGGGCCTATCTTAATCGGCAGGCTCTGATGCCGTCGCGGGAGCAGGTCGAAAAGGCTGTGACCGAGGTCGAGGCATTGCGCAAATTCTATGCGGGCAAGATCGTCATCGATCATGTCGCGCCGGATTATTATGCCAAATATCCCAAAGCCTGCATGGGCGGTTGGGCCAAGCGCACATTGAACATCACGCCGCACGGCAAAGTTTTGCCCTGTCACGCTGCCGAAACCATTCCCGGCCTCGAATTCTGGAATGTGCGCGATCATTCGATCGCCGACATCTGGTTCAATGCGCCGGCGTTCAACGCTTACCGGGGTGACGACTGGATGGTCGAGCCTTGTCGCTCGTGCCCGCGCAAACATCAGGATTACGGTGGGTGCCGCTGCCAGGCGATGGCGCTGACCGGCGATGCCCGGAATACCGATCCGATCTGCCACCTCTCGCCAAACCACGATAAAGTCGCCGCGATTGCCGCGACTTTCGAAGAAGTCGATGGAAATGTGCCGGCGGCGGACTATGTCTATCGCACCCTGAAGGCTCAGGCCCCGGTAGCGTGA
- the accD gene encoding acetyl-CoA carboxylase, carboxyltransferase subunit beta: protein MNWISNVVPPRIRSLLRRETPENLWVKCPDSGELIFHKDLESNLYVVPGSGYHMKMPVKARLDTLFDNGAYETIPTPDVPHDPLKFRDVKRYVDRLKENRLKTGAPDSVKICTGRVESIDVTVGVQDFEFLGGSLGMAAGEAIVTGMLHAVANHTPFIMFTASGGARMQEGMFSLMQMPRTTVAVQKLRAAKLPYIVVLTNPTTGGVTASYAMLGDVHIAEPGAVIGFAGARVIEQTIRERLPEGFQRAEYLQTHGMIDMVVRRHEIRATLARLCALLTHRPALQDAA, encoded by the coding sequence ATGAACTGGATTTCCAACGTCGTTCCGCCGAGAATCCGCTCGCTTTTGCGCCGCGAGACGCCGGAAAACCTGTGGGTCAAATGCCCCGACAGCGGCGAACTGATTTTCCATAAGGACCTTGAGTCCAATCTCTATGTCGTACCGGGCTCCGGCTACCACATGAAGATGCCGGTCAAGGCACGGCTCGACACGCTCTTCGACAATGGCGCCTATGAGACGATACCGACGCCGGACGTGCCGCATGATCCGCTGAAATTTCGCGACGTGAAACGCTATGTCGACCGGCTGAAGGAAAACCGGCTGAAAACCGGCGCACCCGATTCAGTGAAAATCTGCACTGGCCGGGTCGAGAGCATCGACGTCACCGTTGGCGTGCAGGATTTCGAATTTCTTGGCGGTTCGCTTGGCATGGCGGCGGGCGAAGCCATCGTGACCGGCATGTTGCATGCGGTTGCCAACCATACGCCTTTCATCATGTTCACCGCGTCCGGCGGCGCTCGGATGCAGGAGGGTATGTTCTCGCTCATGCAGATGCCGCGCACGACGGTCGCCGTGCAAAAGCTGCGCGCGGCGAAGCTGCCCTATATCGTCGTTCTGACCAATCCGACGACCGGCGGCGTCACGGCGTCTTATGCCATGCTGGGCGATGTCCATATCGCCGAACCCGGTGCCGTCATCGGTTTTGCCGGTGCACGGGTGATCGAACAGACGATCCGCGAGCGTCTGCCGGAAGGATTCCAGCGCGCCGAATATCTGCAGACGCATGGCATGATCGATATGGTCGTGCGGCGGCACGAGATACGCGCCACGCTGGCGCGGCTTTGCGCGCTGCTGACGCATCGTCCCGCCTTGCAGGATGCTGCATGA
- the pqqD gene encoding pyrroloquinoline quinone biosynthesis peptide chaperone PqqD — translation MNDSAAISADAKPHLPRGMHLKHDATRDEWLLMAPERILKLNGVAVEILKRCDGKATLGEIVDQLAAAFAADRTQIDTDVRALLAELAAKRMVDL, via the coding sequence GTGAACGATTCCGCAGCGATCAGCGCGGATGCGAAGCCGCATTTGCCGCGTGGTATGCATCTGAAACATGATGCAACACGCGACGAATGGCTGCTCATGGCACCGGAGCGCATCTTAAAGCTTAATGGCGTTGCCGTCGAAATCTTGAAGCGGTGCGATGGCAAGGCCACATTAGGTGAGATCGTCGATCAGCTCGCCGCCGCGTTTGCCGCGGATCGCACCCAGATCGACACCGATGTGCGGGCGCTCCTCGCGGAGCTCGCCGCCAAACGGATGGTGGATCTATGA
- the pqqB gene encoding pyrroloquinoline quinone biosynthesis protein PqqB, which yields MQIIVLGSAAGGGFPQWNCLCPVCQLAWKGDKRVKPRTQSSLAVSAGGEHWLLLNASPDLRQQIIATPQLHPRGAKRQSPISAVFVTNGDVDHLTGLLTLREQQSFTVYGSKTTLGEVTGGNIFGVLNRELVKFNEVDLNETIDTGFGLRIIPFAVPGKVPLYLEGGSVEIGAEGETTIGLEITGGGKTFYYIPGCAEVNAKLQDRLRNADLLLYDGTTFTDDEMVKLGLSQKTAWRMGHTAMTGEKGSLARLSDLNIHRKIFVHINNTNPVLIEDSPERSKAEAAGWEISYDGMEIAL from the coding sequence TTGCAGATCATCGTCCTCGGCTCGGCGGCCGGGGGAGGCTTCCCGCAATGGAATTGCCTTTGCCCCGTCTGCCAACTCGCTTGGAAAGGCGACAAACGTGTCAAACCGCGGACGCAATCAAGTCTCGCGGTGAGCGCGGGCGGCGAACATTGGCTGTTACTTAACGCCTCACCCGATCTTCGTCAGCAGATCATCGCCACACCGCAATTGCATCCGCGCGGCGCCAAACGCCAATCGCCGATCTCCGCGGTCTTCGTCACAAACGGCGACGTCGATCATCTGACCGGACTTCTGACTCTGCGCGAGCAACAGAGCTTCACCGTCTACGGTAGCAAGACGACATTGGGCGAAGTCACCGGGGGCAATATTTTCGGCGTGTTGAATCGCGAGCTGGTGAAATTCAACGAGGTTGATCTCAACGAGACAATTGATACCGGGTTCGGCCTGCGCATCATACCGTTTGCTGTACCAGGCAAGGTACCGCTCTATCTTGAAGGCGGATCGGTCGAGATTGGCGCCGAGGGTGAGACGACAATTGGCCTCGAAATCACCGGCGGCGGTAAGACATTTTATTACATCCCCGGCTGCGCCGAAGTGAATGCGAAGTTGCAAGACAGATTGCGCAACGCCGACCTGCTGCTCTACGACGGTACGACATTCACCGACGATGAAATGGTCAAGCTCGGACTGTCGCAGAAGACAGCCTGGCGCATGGGCCATACGGCGATGACGGGCGAGAAAGGTTCTCTCGCGCGGTTGAGCGACCTCAATATACACCGCAAGATCTTCGTGCATATCAATAATACCAACCCCGTCCTCATTGAGGATTCGCCCGAGCGCAGTAAGGCCGAGGCGGCGGGGTGGGAAATATCTTATGACGGGATGGAGATCGCACTATGA
- the pqqA gene encoding pyrroloquinoline quinone precursor peptide PqqA: protein MAWTAPVAVEVCVGMEVTSYESAEI, encoded by the coding sequence ATGGCTTGGACTGCTCCGGTTGCCGTCGAAGTTTGCGTCGGTATGGAAGTCACCAGCTACGAGTCGGCTGAGATCTAA
- a CDS encoding SDR family oxidoreductase, translated as MRGKTVVITGATSGIGEVAALELAGKGARIVFIARDRNRGEATLAKLDAKAPGLPHKVHYADLSLVAEMKRVAAEIAASEPRIDVLINNAGAAFAQRQVTAEGFELTFALNHLSYFVITAGLRERLLGSTPARIVSTSSTAHSGMKIDLGDLQTKNGYSSLKAYGRSKLENILFTRELARRLRGTGLTANCLHPGVVATRFGHESGGIIQPVIKALQLFAISPEKGAETIVYLASSPDVANVTGEYFVKNKIAKTSAAAQDMGVAAALWAETVELTGVDWA; from the coding sequence ATGCGAGGTAAAACTGTTGTAATCACCGGTGCCACGTCCGGCATCGGCGAAGTTGCCGCGCTCGAACTCGCCGGCAAAGGTGCACGGATCGTTTTCATAGCCCGGGATCGCAATCGTGGCGAGGCGACACTGGCGAAGCTCGATGCCAAGGCGCCAGGGTTGCCGCATAAGGTTCATTACGCCGACCTCTCGCTCGTCGCGGAGATGAAGCGTGTCGCGGCGGAAATTGCCGCAAGCGAGCCGCGTATTGATGTGCTCATCAACAATGCCGGCGCGGCTTTCGCGCAGCGCCAGGTGACGGCGGAAGGTTTTGAGCTGACCTTCGCGCTCAATCATCTTTCCTATTTCGTGATTACGGCGGGGTTGCGTGAGAGGCTGCTGGGCTCGACCCCCGCGCGCATCGTCAGCACATCGTCCACCGCACATAGCGGCATGAAGATCGATCTTGGCGATTTGCAGACAAAGAACGGCTATTCGAGCCTCAAGGCGTATGGCCGCTCGAAGCTCGAAAATATCCTCTTCACGCGTGAACTCGCGCGGCGGCTGCGCGGCACGGGCCTCACCGCGAATTGCCTGCATCCCGGCGTCGTCGCAACCCGTTTCGGGCATGAGAGCGGCGGCATCATTCAGCCGGTCATAAAGGCGCTTCAGCTATTCGCTATTTCGCCTGAGAAGGGCGCGGAAACGATTGTTTATCTCGCTTCGTCGCCGGACGTCGCGAATGTCACCGGCGAATATTTCGTCAAGAACAAGATCGCCAAGACGTCGGCCGCGGCGCAGGACATGGGTGTCGCCGCCGCGCTCTGGGCGGAGACGGTCGAACTCACCGGCGTCGATTGGGCCTGA